A single Glycine soja cultivar W05 chromosome 14, ASM419377v2, whole genome shotgun sequence DNA region contains:
- the LOC114382987 gene encoding oligopeptide transporter 1-like: protein MAGVVDNQHDSKLGIPDESEEVDDSPIEQVRLTVPTTDDPTQPALTFRTWTLGLASCIILSFVNQFFGYRTNPLYISSVSAQILSLPVGKLMAATLPTKPIRVPLTKWSFSLNPGPFNLKEHALITIFASAGSSGVYAINIITIVKAFYHRNIHPLAAFLLALSTQMLGYGWAGIFRKCLVDSPYMWWPSNLVQVSLFRAFHEKEKRPKGGNTRLQFFFLVFVASFAYYVIPGYFFQAITTISFVCLVWKNSITAQQIGSGMKGLGIGSFGLDWNTVAGFLGSPLAVPGFAIINILVGFVLFMYVLVPISYWNNLYDAKKFPIISSHTFDSSGATYNVTRVLNDKTFDIDMDSYNNYSKLYLSITFAFDYGLSFATLTATIAHVALFHGKTIYQMWKKTTSALKGQQLGDVHTRIMKRNYEQVPEWWFVSILLLMIVVSLITCEGFGKQLQLPWWGVLMSLVIALVFTLPIGVIQATTNTQVGLNVITELIIGYIYPGRPLANVAFKTYGYISMSQALGFLQDFKLGHYMKIPPKSMFVVQLVGTIVASGVYFGTAWWLLTSIPHICDETSLPAGSPWTCPGDEVFYNASIIWGVVGPQRMFTKDGIYPGMNWFFLIGLLAPVPVWLLARKFPNHKWIELINMPLIIAGGGGIPPARSVNYITWGFVGIFFNFYVYSKFKAWWARHTYILSAALDAGVAFMGVILYFALQNYGVFGPIWWGQDADDHCPLAKCPTAPGVIAHGCPLL, encoded by the exons ATGGCTGGGGTCGTCGACAATCAGCACGACTCAAAACTTGGCATACCTG ATGAAAGTGAGGAGGTAGATGACTCTCCTATTGAGCAAGTGAGGCTCACCGTTCCAACAACCGACGACCCAACACAGCCAGCACTGACATTCAGAACATGGACTCTGGGGTTGGCCTCATGCATTATCCTCTCCTTTGTGAACCAATTCTTCGGCTACAGAACCAACCCTCTCTACATCTCCTCCGTCTCAGCACAGATTCTCTCTCTCCCAGTTGGGAAACTCATGGCAGCAACACTTCCCACCAAACCAATTCGTGTCCCGTTGACCAAATGGTCTTTCTCCCTGAACCCTGGCCCCTTCAATCTGAAGGAACATGCACTCATCACCATCTTTGCCAGCGCTGGATCTAGTGGTGTTTATGCCATCAACATTATCACTATTGTTAAGGCTTTCTACCACAGGAATATCCATCCACTTGCCGCTTTTCTCTTAGCACTTTCCACCCAG ATGCTTGGTTATGGATGGGCTGGGATTTTCAGGAAATGTCTTGTAGATTCCCCGTACATGTGGTGGCCTTCAAACCTTGTCCAAGTGTCTCTATTCAG GGCATTTCATGAAAAGGAGAAAAGGCCTAAAGGAGGAAACACAAGGCTGCAATTCTTTTTCCTGGTCTTTGTAGCAAGCTTTGCTTATTACGTTATTCCAGGCTACTTTTTCCAAGCAATAACAACAATCTCCTTTGTTTGCTTGGTTTGGAAAAACTCCATCACTGCACAGCAAATTGGTTCGGGCATGAAAGGCCTTGGCATTGGTTCATTTGGCTTGGACTGGAACACTGTGGCTGGTTTCTTGGGGAGTCCTTTGGCTGTTCCTGGCTTTGCCATCATCAACATTCTGGTTGGATTTGTGCTGTTTATGTATGTTCTGGTTCCCATTTCCTATTGGAACAACCTATATGATGCCAAGAAGTTCCCCATCATCAGTTCTCACACATTTGATTCCTCTGGCGCAACATATAATGTCACTCGGGTTTTGAATGATAAAACTTTTGACATTGATATGGATAGTTATAACAATTACAGCAAGCTCTATCTCAGTATCACATTTGCATTCGACTATGGATTGAGCTTTGCAACTCTGACTGCTACTATTGCCCATGTTGCCCTCTTCCATGGAAA AACGATTTATCAGATGTGGAAGAAGACAACATCTGCACTAAAAGGACAACAACTTGGAGATGTGCACACGAGAATTATGAAGAGAAACTATGAACAAGTACCTGAATGGTGGTTTGTTAGCATTTTGCTTCTAATGATTGTTGTATCTTTGATAACTTGTGAAGGCTTTGGCAAGCAACTCCAATTGCCATGGTGGGGAGTCCTAATGTCTCTTGTAATAGCGTTAGTTTTCACTTTGCCAATTGGGGTCATTCAAGCAACAACAAACACG CAAGTCGGACTCAACGTGATTACAGAGTTAATAATTGGGTACATTTACCCAGGAAGGCCACTTGCTAATGTAGCCTTCAAGACTTATGGGTACATCAGCATGTCACAAGCACTCGGGTTCCTTCAAGACTTCAAATTAGGCCACTATATGAAAATTCCTCCAAAATCTATGTTCGTTGTGCAG TTGGTAGGTACCATAGTGGCTTCAGGTGTGTACTTTGGCACAGCATGGTGGCTTCTGACAAGTATTCCACACATATGTGATGAAACAAGCTTGCCAGCTGGTAGTCCATGGACATGCCCTGGGGACGAAGTGTTTTACAATGCTTCAATCATTTGGGGAGTAGTGGGACCACAGAGAATGTTTACCAAGGATGGGATTTACCCTGGGATGAATTGGTTTTTCCTGATTGGCCTACTTGCTCCTGTTCCAGTGTGGCTGCTTGCTCGCAAATTCCCAAACCATAAGTGGATTGAGCTCATCAATATGCCCTTAATCATTGCTGGTGGTGGTGGCATCCCACCAGCCAGATCCGTCAACTACATAACTTGGGGATTTGTGGGAATCTTCTTCAATTTCTACGTTTACAGCAAGTTCAAGGCATGGTGGGCTAGACACACTTACATCCTCTCAGCTGCTTTAGATGCTGGTGTTGCTTTCATGGGTGTCATTCTCTATTTTGCCCTTCAAAATTATGGTGTTTTTGGTCCAATATGGTGGGGTCAAGATGCTGATGACCACTGTCCTTTGGCCAAATGCCCCACAGCTCCAGGCGTAATTGCTCATGGATGTCCTCTTCTCTGA